In the Glycine max cultivar Williams 82 chromosome 19, Glycine_max_v4.0, whole genome shotgun sequence genome, TtattgatactttttttttttatcacaagttcACAACATTCACTGATCTTCATTTTGTCGGTGACACTCATTGCAACCACAAGACCAAACCAACCCATTGACCTATCATCCTCTCTTATGTTGTGTTTGGTTtagaggataaaattagaaagaataaaaaatagaatagaaatGTTTAAATTAGAGTCTAGGAGATGTGAAACACAAATAAAACccacacaattttttattttttttatttctctccccTTCCCTTAACCAAACTTAGCCTTAGTTAACAACAAGGAAAagtaaagaaataaagaaagaaagccCATAGCATCATTCATACATGAACCACAAGTTTGAGATGTTGCTACAACTTCCACGAATAACATATATATTGTGATCCTAAGCAATGTCtgattcgtttttttttttttttttttggtaggaATCAATGCTGCCCGATTCTATCAAGAACCCAATACTTAGCCCCCAATTTAAATTGGTCTCTTTATATGTgtgattaaaataagaaaaaggaaattcaTGATTCCAGAATTTAGTTTCGCAAGTGTTGAAAGTTTAATGAGGTCATGTGCTATTTCAATTATAcgatttaaacattttttaatctttctatgataaataattataaccataaaatttatataattatttaatatgattcaataataattaatatattggaaagtattttaatattaaaactgTACATGTCAACTAttagttctctttttttttatgcacCTCAAGCTAGAACTACGAATGTTGAGATAAAAGGTAGTTTAATTAGAGGGGGGGAGTAATCAAAGGCAACATCATTTATGTTGGCGGctgaattaaaaaattggaatgcatttccaaattaattaaacctaaaatgaattgaaactAACCTTTGGTGTGAAGTTTGAACTGGTCCAAAGGGGAAGTGTTGCGTAACATTATTGGTCCAAAAGGAAGCTTCTCATCGCCAACTATGACTGATAATATATTTAGGGAGCATTACAAAgcaaataatttaagaattttatattcagctgaaattacaaaactaacgACCGTCAACTAAAGCCATcaggtttttaattttaattctatttttttgcgTTTTGTGCAAGCGATAAGGTGATAAAAAGCGAAAAGTTAGTTTACAgaatgggaaaaaaaaagttgaattgaCACTAAAGTCAAACGAATATACTACCTATATTGCGTGTGCACTAGCTTTAATTGAAAAACCAATAACCATATAGCATATTTAAAGgaagttaattttcttttcccttttttttcaaatgaccAGGCAATAGGGAAGGAAAGTGGCCTGGCAAATGCCATAGTTCAATTTAGATCACAAAACAGAAGGAATTTGATTCTTGTAGGCAAATAATGCTTTCACTAAAAAATGGCACCGATCCATAAACTTGTAATTCAATTTTCAGTACGTCTCTTGTTTGTCTTTCTCGCAAAACGCGTTAATCAAAGCGCCACTGGTTCTCTTACGTACAAACGCACCAAACATGCGGGGAAACATAAAAAAGACTGATCAAGACAAACAGAATATTTATTGTTCTCCCTGAACCAgttaagagagagaaataagggctttttcttatcaaaatagattaaaaattaaaactaagtaTTATAATAGGttgttgaataaaatatttattaaaatgagtGATTTTTATCATGTAAAAATATAAGAGACACAGCTCATTTTATGCTTTCATTTAGTGTCAGTCAAGCACTAAATACATGTTTAATaactattttgataaatattttgttaaccaacccattataataatttattttgatttttaataaagaaagcCGAGAAATAAGCctggaaaagagaaaaagaaaatttacgaTTTTGTTCAATTATAGATCTTTCGAAAATTCCAATGATTTCACGGATTCTAGGGTGAAGCGGGGCAAGTATATGGTTCACCCTGGAGAAGCATATAAAAGATGTTTTGAAGTTTGTAGAATGTGGTTCATGAGTAGAATATTTACTAAACAACCGTtaggtatatattattttaaaacgaATGGtgatagttttattttaaataaaataataaaataaacagaatGACATTATTGACCTTTGGGAATACACGTATTTATCCCTAGAGTTCCCCACGCCGTGGacgattttatatatatatataagggtaaatagttatttttgtcaATGTCTTGACAAattatccttgaaaaataaaaatttaaatttgtctctgaaagtgaaaaaagtgagataaatttatttatctattatcaTCAATGAAAACCTACGTGACGCATTCAGTGATGAATTTGTCggcattttgtatatttaaggacaaaaaaaattatttatccaaaatataatttaatttttatcttctcCCCCTTTTTAATCGTTAAAGgcataatattacaataaacacttaaaaaaatagaaaaataaacataagttaaacaaacataataataaacaaaatattggtTAATAAGCACAATCTATCTCATGCTctagaatttttattcaaaatatgagACTCAAATAAAGATGAGCCGTAATTAAGtaatctttacaaaaaaaatgaaacccaaCTTAATATTGTCACCACCTAATgttattacaataaaaattcCAAAGCAATAGATATAATatacttattaataaatattatgtttattattatgtttgttataaGTTATGTttgctttcttattttttaaattcttattgtTACGCttgaaacaattaaaaaatgaaagagaggaacgaagattaaattatattttggataaatagtCCTTCTTGTCATTAAGATGTGTAGAGTGTTGacaaattcatatttaaatgtATCAGATAGattctttaattaatgttaatggacgaaaattaatagaaaaataaaattatcgcattttttttcttttgaaaattaaaattaaaatttttatatttcaaaaataaatttattatttctttaccattcaaaaataaaaataattatttatccgaTATATAATCTAGAAAAGGAAAGGCCATTTCCTTTGAAGATCAGTTCAACGTATATATGTTTCACAACACAATACACTTTACATTGTGTACACAAGATCAATAAAGACTGACAAACAGCTACTCCTAGAACATAAAAGAAGCACAAAACAAGCTAGTTCATGTTCATCGATTACAAAAGCAACCACAGCTTTCCCTTTCGCTAACTCCAGCCACTGCTTCTAACTATGCAACCACTGTTAGATATTGTTGGTTTCAAACTCATtggttcaattattttttttcttttttcttattctcttcTCAGTATCTTTCCCAAGTTATCCCTTTGACATCGTCCTTTCTCTCTCAAGTGATCTTCCTCCACGGTATGAACACTGAACAGGAACGATCAGCTTCTGTACCAGATTTACGACTTCGCCACCGTCGCCGCCTGTTTTCCCCGCTGCGCTGAGGGAAACCGACGGTTAATGGCTGCAACGTCCTCCGATTTGTACGTCTTGGGTTTCTTCACCATAGACCATTTGCGAACAAGTTCACTATAGAAGTGATCTTATTATGTATTCTattgataaacaaattaaattttcttgatGTGAGTGAGGCAGAATCGAGAAATTCTATATGTTGTCTTGAATGCCAAGACACAAAATGGAAAAAGTCTaactgatataattttttttaggtaaattaagtttttagtttcTCAAATTGTTTaccttttactttttaattccttaatttttttagtctttcattaattttttgttattatttttactctttttatatttttttgtcattcttaatttcttatttatttttatagttgaaaattagtctcaaatataaaataaatgagagattaacaataaataaaacatgaactattttttagtaataaaaatagcaaaaaattaataaaaaaactaaaaaatttcaaaaaaaattaaaggactaaaaattagaaactaaaaattttgAGACACTAAAAacttaatcaatattattttttattttgggggAAGAGTAAGTTGTGCAAAATTCAGTTTAAcatgaaatgcatgtttattttttgtttaaaaattcaaaatatatttaaacaaaaattgcaggaaataaatttatttaaaacacgatttgaagtttttaaaattaaattaaacagcctaaattaagttaatattctaacatgtaatttttttaataattggagGCTTATGAACGCAAcccaaaaagagataaaaataaaagacgtCGATGTGAAAATAtactacatatataatataaggaCTCCATGTTATCATCCCCGATCAAGAGAGCAAAAGCATCAAGAAGTTGAGGGAGCATTTCTAAGTTATGGCCTTTGGCAGAAACTTTGGTTTAATTTTATAAGCTAGTGAGCAGTACTATAAGCTCTCAGCTTTTCGATCACTGATATTTTATGGTATGCCTGATGCTGAAATGGGTTAATATCCTTTCTTCTTGAAAATTTTCCTacctatatattttattatttattaattgcaTTAAAAACTTAAAGGCTAGTGATTAATTGATTCTGTTTGCTTTAAGAATTTGATGTTTTCTGTGGAGTGGTATGCAATAATGCAACGAATAAGGATCCGATCGAGGTGGTCCGGCAGCAATTAATAATGGAGATAATTCAACTCATCAAAAAGTTGTGATTTagtcaaatgattttttaaaattatcagctatttaaaaaatataaaaaaaacaagcagacatttttcttttttatctcgcGCTCTCCTTGTTTCTATGATTTTTGTGCAGTAAACATATATTGACCCCAATGCCTACCCTATTTACTTATAACATTCTTAGAAGAATAACCTTTTTGGAGAACTTAATACTGTAAACATTTCTTAAAGCAAAATGTGATTAATTTCTAAtactttcttttatatttattttcttgcgCGGGTTGAAATTCATATAAATCTTACTAATTTGGAAATAAAATCTACTAAATAAGAAACGCTGTAAGATCTACACATTTAATGAGACTTGTATAGAtttcatataataaaagaaaaagtgttgTCAAAATATGCTGCTAGCATTTTTCAACACACAATTAACACTCATTGCTATTCTCCTATTCTTGTCACATTATTATATTACTCGTTACATCTAGGtttatatttatctctttagATTTATACACCTAATGATATCCCTACAGTGGTACATTTTCCTTTGCTGAATTGCTGTtgtatctttttcattttcttttttgctggTATTTCAGAATCTATAAACAAgataattttgcattttttttcgcTTGCTGTTTTGTTAAAATCTGAAGTTAACTAACTAACCAGCTTAACAACCTCAAGAGTATGAAATTTAGTACATGACCCAGTTCTTCTAAAACATATAAACATGCTACCTTATTAATTATACACATTTTACAAATTTTGCACCAAAAACAAAATCGTGCcttgtaagaaaagaaaaaacaaaaaataaaaacaacgaCACGTGGAGGTTGGAGAAACTCAGGTTAGACCAGAGGCCTCGCCGAGTCAACGGCCGTCGGCGGCAAGATAGGCGCGGTGGaagacgacgacgacgacgccGTTCCTTCAACATCATTGTTTCGAACCCTAGGCGATCTAATAGACAACGCCCTTGCAAAAAAGGGCGCAGCCATCGAGAAAATCCACCGGTCCGATTTCAAACTCCGGTCCAACCGCCTCGAAATCTTCCCCCTACTACTCCCTTCTCCTCCGGTTCGGTAACCCTGCCGCAAACTACCTTCCCTGGGTAACACGATCAAGCTACTCGCACGTTGCAATTGGCGGTTTATTAATTGCTTCCTCACCTCCAAAGGCAACCTCAAAGTGAACCGGTCAGTGTTTTCTCCCGGTTGGACCAGCGAGTGCCCGGTCGAGTGCGACCTTGGAAACCTCCGAGGCCGGTTCGACCGAGACCCTCGCGTGCGGTTCCGGTTCAGTGTTTTGTCCAGGGAAACTACTTCCGGTTCAGGTAAGACTGGGTCAGCCTCCGCGTTCTGCTGCTCTGGCGCCGCTTCCACGGCGTCGTTTTGGGCTTCAATGTCTCGCGTAAACGTCTCCGGAACTGGAACAACGCCGTTAGCGTTACCGTTAGCAATAGCATCCTCGGAGTCGGTGGGAACGAGGTTGGCGCGGCACACGGGACACGTGGTGTGGGAGCCCAACCACTCGTCGATGCACTCGGGGTGGAAAACGTGATCGCACTTGGGGATCAAACGCAGCGTTTCGGTGTCCTCGAACTCGCACAAACACACCGCGCATTCCAACGCTTCTTTTCCGATTTTGTGGATCTTAACCTCGGAGTATTCGAGGATTGGGAATGTTTGGATCACAGCTGGGTCAAGCCCACGCGCGGCCCTCCGGGAGCGTGCGGTAGTGAGAGGGCTAACGGTGGTGGAAGGGGAATCGGCGCAGTG is a window encoding:
- the LOC100781706 gene encoding E3 ubiquitin-protein ligase ATL6, coding for MKKHIHIALFLLLVSPLIPIAVAQAQSQPNDFSDANLNQFSPSIAIIIVILVAALFLMAFFSIYVRHCADSPSTTVSPLTTARSRRAARGLDPAVIQTFPILEYSEVKIHKIGKEALECAVCLCEFEDTETLRLIPKCDHVFHPECIDEWLGSHTTCPVCRANLVPTDSEDAIANGNANGVVPVPETFTRDIEAQNDAVEAAPEQQNAEADPVLPEPEVVSLDKTLNRNRTRGSRSNRPRRFPRSHSTGHSLVQPGENTDRFTLRLPLEVRKQLINRQLQRASSLIVLPREGSLRQGYRTGGEGSSRGKISRRLDRSLKSDRWIFSMAAPFFARALSIRSPRVRNNDVEGTASSSSSSTAPILPPTAVDSARPLV